Proteins encoded within one genomic window of Ignavibacteriota bacterium:
- a CDS encoding tetratricopeptide repeat protein, giving the protein MSTKDPVRTMSRWKRLVFSLVPTLVILLLIVAAEYLLRATGPPADDGLVTEVQFDGTTWYQTNRASLRRYFAAGSPLVPEFKTILFRKEKLPETFRVICLGSSSMFGTPYDMNANIPGILRRQVRHRYPAKEWEIINFGASAINSNVVRDLAPALLAFRPDLVLIYMGHNEYYGPDGIGASYPEKLLPFLTPLKYRARQLRLVQMLESWFASGRAGQGAAVNLMQQVSGGQRVSLRSAESDRVLEHFGDNLDAIFTTFAEAGVPVIVSDIASNTMFPPFVGDTMVASRNAAAFDAQMRADAAARRYAEMVNAVDALGAEATDHPVPLYWKGVALRALGRPAEAAPLLRMARDNDLLKFRAPGAVNTIIHDVAARRGVPCISADTLLQQASSDGIAGDSLFWEHLHPTPAGYYCIASGFLDALTQSGLVNDAPATMSPVPFAMDALHICWLDLAYGDVSIQHLTGRWPFERYERAPLVLAAADPAMRDLVRDTHARKLAWNDACYRSATIFWRTGRYQEALTTYRAMLEEYPYSFYTNYLAGSLLNTMGRGDEAVGYLKVSLRSNPDYLRARLDLGLLQVNAGRSDEGVGHLQDVVRRAGSSAEDLRMKANALYGLGAAAFNRNDRAAAARAVEEALQLVPGYPDALRLRAAVQQMGR; this is encoded by the coding sequence GTGAGCACGAAGGACCCGGTCCGGACGATGTCACGGTGGAAGCGCCTGGTGTTCAGTCTGGTGCCCACGCTCGTGATCCTGCTGCTCATCGTGGCGGCGGAATATCTCCTTCGGGCGACCGGTCCGCCGGCGGATGATGGCCTTGTGACCGAGGTGCAATTCGACGGGACCACCTGGTATCAGACCAACCGGGCCTCTTTGCGCCGCTATTTCGCCGCGGGCAGCCCCCTGGTGCCTGAATTCAAGACCATCCTGTTCCGCAAGGAGAAACTGCCGGAGACCTTCCGGGTGATCTGTCTCGGCAGTTCATCGATGTTCGGTACGCCGTACGACATGAACGCGAACATCCCGGGGATCCTGCGGAGGCAAGTGCGGCACCGGTATCCCGCGAAGGAGTGGGAGATCATCAATTTCGGCGCGTCGGCGATCAACAGTAACGTTGTGCGGGATCTTGCGCCGGCGTTGCTTGCGTTCCGGCCGGATCTCGTGCTGATCTACATGGGGCATAATGAATACTATGGCCCTGATGGGATCGGCGCATCGTATCCTGAAAAGCTCCTGCCGTTCCTGACGCCGCTGAAGTACCGCGCCCGACAGCTCCGCCTGGTGCAGATGCTGGAGTCATGGTTCGCATCCGGCAGGGCCGGGCAGGGGGCAGCTGTCAACCTCATGCAGCAGGTCTCGGGTGGACAGCGTGTTTCCCTCCGTTCGGCGGAAAGCGACAGGGTGCTGGAGCATTTCGGAGACAATCTCGACGCGATCTTCACGACGTTCGCGGAAGCCGGCGTCCCCGTGATCGTGAGCGATATCGCATCGAACACCATGTTCCCGCCGTTCGTCGGCGACACTATGGTCGCCAGCAGGAATGCCGCGGCATTCGATGCACAGATGCGGGCCGATGCGGCGGCGCGAAGGTATGCGGAGATGGTCAACGCTGTGGATGCTCTCGGAGCGGAAGCGACCGATCACCCGGTTCCGCTGTACTGGAAGGGCGTTGCGCTGCGCGCACTCGGGCGGCCGGCCGAAGCAGCACCGCTGCTGCGGATGGCGCGCGACAATGACCTGCTCAAGTTCCGGGCGCCAGGAGCGGTCAATACGATCATCCACGACGTCGCAGCGCGCCGCGGCGTGCCGTGCATCTCCGCGGATACCCTGCTGCAACAGGCATCGTCGGATGGGATCGCCGGCGACTCGTTGTTCTGGGAGCATCTGCATCCGACCCCCGCCGGATACTATTGCATCGCCTCGGGCTTCCTCGACGCACTCACGCAGAGCGGGCTGGTGAACGATGCCCCCGCCACGATGTCGCCTGTGCCGTTCGCAATGGACGCGCTGCACATCTGCTGGCTTGATCTTGCGTACGGTGACGTCTCGATCCAGCACCTCACCGGCCGGTGGCCGTTCGAGCGCTACGAGAGGGCGCCGCTCGTCCTTGCTGCCGCGGATCCCGCGATGCGCGATCTTGTCCGTGACACGCATGCGCGGAAGCTGGCGTGGAACGATGCGTGTTACCGGTCGGCGACGATCTTCTGGCGGACAGGACGGTATCAGGAGGCCCTCACGACATACCGGGCCATGCTCGAGGAATACCCATACAGTTTCTATACGAACTACCTGGCAGGGAGCCTGCTGAATACGATGGGGAGGGGCGACGAAGCGGTCGGGTATCTGAAGGTGTCGTTGAGGTCCAATCCGGACTATCTTCGCGCCCGGTTGGATCTCGGCCTCCTCCAGGTCAATGCCGGGCGATCCGACGAGGGGGTGGGTCATTTGCAGGACGTGGTCCGAAGGGCGGGATCATCCGCAGAGGACCTGCGGATGAAAGCGAATGCCCTGTACGGCCTGGGTGCGGCCGCGTTCAACAGGAACGATCGGGCTGCCGCGGCCCGGGCCGTGGAGGAAGCACTGCAACTCGTGCCAGGCTACCCTGATGCACTCAGGCTGCGTGCCGCGGTCCAGCAGATGGGACGCTGA
- a CDS encoding peptidyl-prolyl cis-trans isomerase, with protein MIRIIILLLLATCSAAAQSGAADNAIIARAGHAFISEREFVERFELTPGLYRHRKPQLEAEKLEMLYSMVAEKLLAQEASARSLDTTALYRSALADLTHLLVRDELYRQEVRARVQIAPAEIRQGVLRSRERRLVRFLFFEREDDARFIRGQLRTSVDLDRLTLDPTMRAMKDTATVHWGDADEAIEQAAYALDRTSLSPVVRAGDGCYILRLISVVPDPAVLALPAATLRERVASTLRVRKERVREAEFVAGLLASRHASSPPATFRIVADTIARIFRELYTPPSMAFSPAMRDIALTRLAGRTADTLILAGDRIWTVAEALDRLVQRGFTMNGDSVRGTAARLYTVFREWAHQELLAQEGLARGLDRHPEVVRRLAPWKDHYLAGMVERKISDRVEITEAEVYAYLKSTDATVKVPEVRVRVLRTNSIEEMQGAFRMMEQGRSFEEAIAASGADDRQGDTGFFPVTDRPPLGFLASRLEPGQYYGPFRDSSGYVYMQLLERRNGRDAADTTGAARLTAARDEVHRMKTRRSITRFLARSAASYGFEVYQDRLKMVSVTPIPMLAYRLLGFGGRMFDVPFVQPQIDWLNEEPPKEVILP; from the coding sequence CATCCTTCTCCTGCTTGCTACCTGCAGCGCGGCCGCACAGTCCGGTGCTGCAGACAATGCGATCATCGCGCGGGCAGGACACGCATTCATCTCCGAACGGGAGTTCGTCGAGCGCTTTGAACTGACGCCGGGACTCTACCGTCATCGAAAACCGCAACTGGAAGCCGAAAAGCTCGAGATGCTGTATTCGATGGTGGCCGAGAAACTCCTGGCCCAGGAGGCCTCGGCACGCTCCCTTGATACCACGGCGTTGTACCGTTCCGCGCTCGCCGATCTTACCCACCTCCTGGTCCGTGACGAACTGTACAGGCAGGAGGTCCGCGCGCGCGTGCAGATCGCTCCGGCAGAGATACGGCAGGGAGTCCTACGTTCCCGTGAGCGCCGGCTCGTGCGTTTTCTCTTCTTTGAACGTGAAGACGATGCCCGCTTCATCCGGGGACAGCTCCGCACTTCCGTGGATCTCGACCGGCTCACGCTGGATCCGACGATGCGCGCCATGAAAGATACGGCGACCGTCCATTGGGGCGATGCCGATGAAGCGATCGAGCAGGCCGCCTATGCGCTCGATCGCACCAGCCTCTCCCCGGTCGTGCGTGCCGGGGACGGATGCTACATTCTCCGCTTGATCTCTGTGGTACCTGACCCGGCCGTCCTCGCATTGCCGGCGGCGACGCTGCGGGAACGCGTCGCATCAACGCTCCGCGTCAGGAAAGAACGTGTCCGGGAAGCAGAGTTCGTGGCCGGGCTGCTCGCATCCCGTCACGCCTCCTCGCCGCCAGCAACCTTCCGGATCGTTGCGGATACGATCGCCCGCATCTTCCGCGAACTCTATACGCCGCCCTCGATGGCGTTCTCTCCGGCGATGCGCGACATCGCTCTGACGCGGCTTGCGGGCCGGACCGCGGACACGCTGATCCTCGCGGGCGACAGGATATGGACGGTTGCTGAGGCACTCGACCGGTTGGTGCAACGTGGCTTTACGATGAATGGCGATTCCGTTCGCGGGACCGCTGCGCGGTTGTATACCGTCTTCCGTGAATGGGCCCATCAGGAACTCCTCGCACAGGAAGGGCTGGCACGTGGGCTCGATCGTCATCCCGAGGTCGTCCGCCGGCTTGCCCCGTGGAAGGATCATTATCTCGCCGGGATGGTCGAACGGAAGATCAGCGACAGGGTCGAGATCACCGAGGCGGAGGTCTATGCCTACCTCAAGAGTACCGATGCCACGGTGAAGGTCCCGGAAGTCCGGGTGCGCGTCCTCCGGACGAACAGCATCGAGGAGATGCAGGGCGCATTCAGGATGATGGAGCAGGGGCGGAGTTTCGAAGAGGCCATCGCGGCATCCGGTGCGGACGACCGGCAGGGGGATACGGGATTCTTCCCCGTCACGGACCGTCCGCCGCTGGGGTTCCTCGCGTCACGCCTTGAACCCGGACAGTACTACGGCCCGTTCCGCGATTCCTCCGGATATGTCTACATGCAACTGCTTGAACGAAGGAACGGCAGGGATGCGGCGGACACCACGGGTGCGGCACGCCTTACGGCGGCACGCGATGAGGTGCACCGCATGAAGACACGCCGCAGCATCACCCGGTTCCTCGCCCGGAGCGCGGCCAGCTATGGATTCGAGGTGTACCAGGACAGGTTGAAGATGGTGAGCGTCACGCCCATACCGATGCTCGCGTACCGGCTTCTCGGATTCGGCGGGCGCATGTTCGATGTACCCTTTGTGCAGCCGCAGATCGACTGGCTGAATGAGGAACCACCGAAAGAGGTGATCCTCCCGTGA